One Coffea eugenioides isolate CCC68of chromosome 2, Ceug_1.0, whole genome shotgun sequence genomic window, tttatattttacactaaatttaaaattttgaaaataaatccGTTAACATCGATATCAATTTATTATTCttaaaagggtaaaaaacaaaaaagtcccCTGTGGTAagtctaatacacagaaaagccctctatggtttcaaaatatacaacacgatacctcatgctttgaactaaattgtaaaggtgacggaatccgttaaatttaacggaaatgacttattggaacctaaaaaaaaatttttatacttaatttttatcaaatatacctattctaccccttaaccctcaattctctctatttagagaataaaacaaatgatttttttgagctgtcttttgcttaattatatcagggtattttggtcattttgtccATTTCCGTTAactttaacggattccgtcacctttacaatttagttcaaagcatgaggggtcgtgttgtatattttgaaaccatggggggcttttctgtgtattaggtttaccacagggggcttttttgttttttacccttcttaaaaagttaaaaatttcaaaataagacATACATTTCAGAACTAAGGGAATAGTATATTGACAAGGCAAATAAGATAAAAATCACCTTATTTGGCTTGAAATCATTGCAAGTGGTGGTGTTAATGGCGTTATTATCTTCCCAGTTGTATAGGAAAATAACATTAATATATAACGGCCTTGATTGGCAAAGTGAGTAtttgtcaaattttagtttttttaacCATTTTAGTTATaacaatttcaaaaaatttctcaaaaattttaaattacacacttcaaaatacataaaaaatttatttcttcctttcttcttccacctcaacccaccaccacctccacccCCGCCCAAGACAGGCCAGCGCCGGCAACCCCTTCCGACGAgccacctcttttttttttttttccctttctctcctcctcccctcccctcttcCCTCCCCATTTCCTCTCCTCTCCCCTACCTCTAATGAGATAATCGACGATGGCAAACAACATCTCATGGACGTCAAAACTATTATTGGGGAAGGGCATTTGCAGGAAGTTGCCACAAACAACTTCGCACAGGGAATTGATGTTGGCTTTCTCATTGTGCATCCCGACTTAATTTACGTAGTACTCGTTAATGGTGATACCGACGACGTTGGCACCAGAATGAGCAGCGATGGTGTGCATTGGGCCATCGACCCCACAGCCGGCGTCAAGAATGTGGGCGCCCTTTTTGGTGCCCAAGAGGTCGATAACCATTTCCTTAAGGATTCTGGTGGCGTCTTGGTAAGACTTGCTGGAGATAGAGGGAGAGAAATGGAAGGATTGACCCCAACCCCACTCCTAAACGTTAGTGACGAAGTTGTAGAAGGTGTCGACAAAAGTGGGGACTTTCTTGGCGGTCTCGATCTTCTTGGGGCGGCCGAAGAAGGACCAATACTGTTTGTACTTGTCTTGGACTTTTCTCTTTATCGATGGAGCCGCCAGAGAATTGGATGGCATGCTTCCCTTTTTGTTAAgtggagagagagagtgtgtgggagagtaaaaaaaataaaataaaatttctaCTGCAGCTTGTTTCGATTGAGGGAGAGAGAGGTGACAAGGAAgagggaaaggaaaagaaaaagagaggaaagaaaagaaaacagaaagaaaaacagaaaaaaaagttttcaatcttaaaatttttctgcaatttctatagtaagttacagtaaaattttaaacaaacacccaaaaaatttatttgccAAACGGGGCtaacattatatatatatataatattaataaagtgATGAGTAATAAATTTAGTGAAATATCATTCATATTCCATTTTTTATTAATTGCATTCATGCTATttgtttttatcatataatTTAACAAATGAAGATTGTATGATTAAAATAATAGTAAAAGTGTGATTAATGAAAATGGAAGTGCCAAAAATATTTTGCTAAATTTAACGTCTTATATACAAGAATAAGAGTTGAAATTAGTAGAAATATACTATAATATTTGAATAGCAATTTTACCCGTGTTTTTAGTTTCATAACTTTGAACAAGTATTTTGTGTGTGCAactttcaattgtacttaaaaaaaaaattgtatactATGCctacatataatatatatatttttttaaatataaaattttgaacccGATGCATCCTATTTACAATTTGTTACACTTTATTATTCAATCCAACCCAACGTCCTCCACCCAATGCCTCCTATTTACAATTTGTTATACTTTATTATTCAACTCAATCCAACCCTCCTCCATATTATATCTCATGTTATACATGTCCCATATTTTACTAAATATACTTATTATCCAATGTTATTAGCTATAAATCAATAGTTACGATCCCAACATTTGTATTAACCATTTGCAAAATTGGGAATGTTACATAAACTACTCTTAGTCACTAAAATTTCTAACTTTGTTATTATCATATCTCCTTGTCCTTATATTTTAGATATTATACCAGTATATTTTAAtctaagacaaaaaaaaaaatctaaaattccAACCGGTAAATgaaaaaaacatttttctaaTTATGTACATGGTAAGCATACCCCATGAGTGGGCTAAGCCCGCTTTCCAACATTAACATTATCTGTGTACATTCTCGCCTTgaaaacacaaattttcataGACAAAGAATAACTATCAATGGTTTTATTCGGATTgtatttttctagatttttatagaaaaattattgtaacgATTTAATAAATTACcgtaaaaaaatgattgaaaaatatgttcacagAAAATTACTTTCCAAACAAAGCTTATGCTATCCCATTGTCCCATTGTGAACAAATAAAACAACAATAATAGCACATATGTATAACGTTCCCTTGATTGTTAGCACATATCTATAAGAACCAGATGGTAGTGTGCGCCCTTCGTTTAAAAAGAGAAACAAGAAAggtttttccaaaaaaaaaaaaaaagagatagagAGAAACAAGAAGAGAAAACGCGTGCCCTACGCTGATAGGAAGCAAATTGCATCGATGCACCCACCCCGCATCGTAAAGTCGTAACAGGCGCCGCCCCCCTGGCTGCTGCAAAGTGCCCAATACGACGTTGTTTCTGAAGGGACAAGCCGTGTACAGATGTACTACAGTGGAGGTCTTGGTCTTCCGCCAAAGTGTTTGGAACTTTGTATAgtaaataattatattttatttacacaCTGATTTACTTTCGTTcttaacacattttttaattatttttttattttacatacttatatatatatataacaatatttttttacaaaattacctcaaataatttacaattcaaTAAATTACATTTACTGCCATTTCTCACTAACTCCTCCGTTTGACTTAGACATCATCCCACACATATACGATacatgtttctttctttctggcCCGGCCTCCGCAAATCCGATCATAACGCGCTTTTTCTTGTCACTTCTTTCACTTCATCTTAAAATCAAAACCAAAGCTTTCTTAGGGTTTAAGATTTGAAGAATCAAAAGGAGGAGCTGTATAATTTTCTATCAGaccaaaagaaataattttttttttaaaaaaatgcagcagcagcagcagccaaCGCCGGCTCTCacttcttctcctcctccttcctTGCCATTTTCTCCTAATTCCATCACCACTGAGCAGATTCAGAAGGTACATTTTCACTTTTACTATTCCATCTTTTCCAAACCCTTCTCTTTTCCAACCATCAAGAAAATTCCTTTTACTTGAGAAGATGAAATTTATGTCAAGGATTTGACAAGATTTCCCGATGCAGCTTTGTTCCTTGAGTTTTATTACTTTTCCGGTTGGCTGGCTTGGACATGGACGTCCTCTGGTTTTTCATTACCAAATTTGAAGTCATATCCTTCCTCCTCCCATTCTATCGAGAAGAAATGAATAATCTGGATAGCTTCTTTCTTTCGGAATTTTTGTCTTGAAAATCTGATGCATCTTAGACGTCTTATTATGCCCTATTAAGTTTTTTACCCCCCAAGAAATAGATGGATAAATTGGTACCAATATCTTTATTATTTTCGCGATTAATAAATACTAGTATTGAATTACGTGACTACTGAGTGTGTGTGTTGATGACTGATGCAGTGCTTGGATGAcaacaaaaatttgattttggcTATACTGGAAAATCAAAACCTTGGCAAAGTTTCAGAGTGTGCCCAGTAAGTTactatttttttgaaaaaagcgtatttgtttgcattgatCGTACATTGCCTCCCTCTGGTGTAAagcttcttttcttcttctttgcttTCTGTTGTGGGATACATTTATCATTTGGGATAAGCCCTGTGGCCTTCAGCTGATGAATCCCTGAACTAGTCATCAAGTTTTCTTTGAGCATTTAGAGTCCTTGAATTGTCATTCTAGTTTCTTCTCTATAAAATCTTTCACGTTATGAATCGTATGGTATTCACTCGAAGTGTCCTCTTTAGAGCTTGAATCTATGCCACTAGATCCCTAAAATTGTCACGGGAAAATAATGTAGCTGAATTATGGCGTACCCAAATGATGTGTGATGAAGATAGTTATAGTAGTTGCTGGCACCAAGTACCTCTTCTAttccacccccccccccccctctctttttctctaCCAGGGATAGGACCGTTTCAAAGTTTAGAATTTCAATAAGGAGAAACAAATGGAAACATTTTATTGTGATGCTTTCTCACATGAAAACAGTCCCATTGTTAAAAGTGCATTTTTGATAACGAGGTTTGACAAAATGTAGTTTAAATTTGAGTTCATCTATCAATCCTCATGTTACAGTCTCCATCTGTGCCTGTTACTTGTTTATAAATGTTGGAGAAACAAATAAGAATATAGTGGAACGAGCCAAACAGTTGTATAATTGTTGATGTGTATCTTGAGTAAAAGATCTCCAAGGATAGGCATCTTTACTGCTACTCATATTAGCATCAAGATTTGCTGAAGATGGGGttgtttaaaaattaataatataatacattgaGACCAGGGACTTAAATTTCATTAATAGTTAAACTTTCCAGCCAGCATGATATCACTAAGCAAAAATTGGTATCAGTAGTTTAGAATTGTATGAGTAGTTGAACTATGAAGGGTTGTTTTATCCAGCTGATATACTTGCTGAACTTTTTTATATATCAGCTATGCTAGTTTAAAGTTACCAAAGAATTATATCAGATTCATTGGCATTAAACCATTTTTTCCTCAGATGTCGAACTTTAGTAATTTCACTTTGAAATAAGATCTACGCTATTCTCTAATTTGCTGAATTTGTGTACAAGTTCTGTGTATGTCCTCTGATTTTGTCAGCTGCTTGAATCTGAGAGGAATTTGAAGTGCTAAGCTTTTAGCCTCCTTTGCCAGTACTTGTATTCAAGCAGAGCGTTCTTGACATCATTGTGACTTTGTGAATGATTAAGGTATCAAGCAGTCCTGCAGAGAAATTTGATGTATTTAGCTGCCATTGCTGATGCTCAACCACAACCATCAGCAACGCCTCCACAGGTGGGTTAAAGTCATTTAGTCTCATTGTTGATATAACTTCTTTCCAACGTCTAAGAATATGTTACAGCTTCCTTCAAGTTCTGGTGCTCAACAAGGAATTTATGTGCAACAAGCTCAAGCCACAACAATGCAGCAGCATCAAGGAGTTCCTGTTCAGAAGTTGCCCTTCCAGCTTAGTGCTCTCCGATCTCAAGATCAGCaacatcaattgctccatttcCAGGCACAGCAACAATTCCAAGGTCAAGGTGGTTCCAACCATGGCATGCATCAAATCATGCAAACTGGGCTTTCTAATTCAGGCAGTTTGATGGAGGGACGAGGCAGTAAGCAAAGTTCCTTGGATGCAAATTCTGGTGATGGCCAAGGAAAATGAGCTTTGGAACATTCGAGTCTTGATAGGGCTAGGGTTGAGAGCTTCGAAAGAATGACCATTTCATGTTAGTTTGTATTTAACCAGAGAATATTGcatcttcttctatttccttcATGAGTAAAATTCCCATTGGTTCTGCATTGTTTGCTCAGTTATGCTTTTCCTCCATTCTTTCTCACTTTTGAGGGGAGGTGGGATGGGCATGCAGGGTAGTTTGTTATCTTACAATTGCTTTGAAAAGAATACCAACTCCTCCTTGTTTGCTCTTTACCCCAGATAAACGTTGTCGTATTACCTACTACTATTGTTATAGATGCTTTGAAAGGTGGGATGGCTGACCTTGATTTACAGATGAGATGGTTATTCTCATGTAGGTCCCCCTAAGTTCTAAGACAAGATGCCTACGGCACGCCCCTCCTCTACTTAGGCCCTGACTACGCTGGCCAGAAGTCTAGAACTAGCTATTTTTACTGAGTAGGCAAACGAGTTGAGTTGATCCCAAGCAATGTCATGCTTGACTTCGAGCTCAACTTGATACAACAATGTTTGAGATCGAGCTCGACTTGGTCAAGTATGAATTTCTATGATTAAGTTTGATTTGCTAAGCCCTATGAGGCGTTTGAGATCGACTCGTTTGGGATCGAGTAAGCTCAAGTCTATTATATGTAATTTATACTATgcgtttatatatatatatattataatacgTAATGCTTGATAAGGTTCGTCAAACTTTCGAACTTAACATATCAACGCTTGATATTCGACTCGTTTGACTAATCGAGCACTCGAGATCGACTCAAATTTAGTCAATGTCAAGTTAAGTCGATCATTTAACCAAACTGCTTACGAACAGTTTGGTTAGTTTATAGCCCTAATTCTTGCCAAATTTCCTTCATGAAGAATAGTAAGCCAAGATGCATGAATTTATGGCTTGTTTTCGATTGATTATTTTAGCTAATTATGATCTTTGATTTTGGATAATCAATTtttctaatatttttatttacttttgtgttcaaattatagatttttttaataacaaaaaaagttgaaaatccATAATCAATAAAAGAGTAGCTTTAGCTGATTTCTAATTATTCTCCATAAACaattttgtgaaatataaaataatagaGAGCAAGGCCTTACaaatttgttgttgttgttgttgtgccAATTGTCAACTCTTACTCTAACCTATTTAGGAGAGGGCCTAACTAAGTCAAGGGAAGTTAGAGGGAGTGGTTCCTACCTCCAGAGCAAAGGAGATGTGCAATATTTCAGGAAGGGTCCAATTGAGTTAAGGGGAGTTAGAGGGAGTGTGTA contains:
- the LOC113762186 gene encoding GRF1-interacting factor 2-like, whose protein sequence is MQQQQQPTPALTSSPPPSLPFSPNSITTEQIQKCLDDNKNLILAILENQNLGKVSECAQYQAVLQRNLMYLAAIADAQPQPSATPPQLPSSSGAQQGIYVQQAQATTMQQHQGVPVQKLPFQLSALRSQDQQHQLLHFQAQQQFQGQGGSNHGMHQIMQTGLSNSGSLMEGRGSKQSSLDANSGDGQGK